ACTGCGAGACGGCCGCGTTGACGAAGGTCTCGAAGTCTTCGCCGGTGTCCCACTTCGCGAGGTAGCGGGCGGTGTGGATCGCGTTGCGGATTTCGGTGGCGAGCAACTGGCCGTGTTGCTCGCCGCGGTCGTACGGCTCGCCTTCGACATGCACGAAAATCCAGCCCGCCTGGTCGCGGCGCACGGCGTCGGGGGACGGTTCGCTCATCTTCGCTCCGATCGAAGGGCGGGCGTCCCGGTGCGCCCGTCCTGGCGTAACGCGCGCTGTCGGCGTTCGCCGCAGCGGTCTGTCCATTGTAGAGAATCTGCGGCGCTTTGCACGAGCCCCGAAGAGCCCGCGGGCGCGGCCTGAGAGCGGATTGTGCGCGGCGCCTAACGCGTCGGATTCATGCGGAAGTACGCGTCGAGCAGCGAGGTTTTATAGACCACGCCGGCCAGCGTGGGATGCGCGGCGCTTTCGATCACCGGCAGGCGTTCGCCCTGAAACGCGAGGAAATGCTGCAAGGCGACGCCGAGCGGCATGTCCGGCGTAAGCACGTCGAAATGCGGCTGCAGGTAATCCGCCGCGGTCTTCGCGGACGTGTCGCTGCCGTCGAGCAGATCGGAGGTGATGTCCTTGAGCGCGACCACGCCGAGGAACGCGCCGGACTCGTTGGCCACATAGAGATACTTCACCGGATATTCGAGGAACACGCGCGTCATGGCCTGCACGGTCGCGTCGGGCGGCACGACGGTTTCGGCGGGACGGATCAGCTCGCGCATCTGCGTGGCGCGCAGACGCGAGCGCTCCTGTTCCTCGTGATTGCGGCGCAACGTGATTTCGTACATGGAGGTCTTGCCGATCGCGCGCGACACGAAATAGGCGACCACGCAGGAGAGCATCAGCGGCAGCACGACCTGATAGCTGAGCGTCATCTCGAAGATCATCAGGATCGCCATCAGCGGCGCCTGGGTGGCGCCCGCCAGAAACGCGCCCATGCCGACCATTGCGTACGCGAACGGCGCCGACGTGCCGTGCGGCCACAGCGCGTGCATGCCTTGGCCGAACAGCGAGCCGACCACCGCGCCGACGAACAGCGTCGGCGTGAACACCCCGCCGACCGCGCCGGAGCCCGCGGTGGCCGCGGTGGCGACGAGCTTGAACACCAGCACGAGGACGAGCGCGGTCCACGTCCACGGCGAATGCAGAATCGAGTTGACGACGCTGTAGCCGTTGCCCCACACCTCGGGCGTCCACACCGACAGAATGCCGACCACCAGGCCGCCGAGCGCGAGCCTCACGGGTAGCGGCAGCGGCAGTTTGCGAAAGCCTGCTTTCGACACGTCCAGCAGCCGCAGAAACTGCGGGGCCGCCGCGCCGCACAACACGCCGAGCGCGACGAACAGCAGCACCTCGACGCCCGCCACCGGCGGAAATACCGGCATCTCGTACGGCGGCTTGTAGCCGGCGAATTCGCGCATCGTGATGTTGGCCACCACCGCCGAGACGACCACGGGTCCGAAGCTCTCCATTGCAATCGAGCCGAGCACGATCTCGGTGACGAAAAACGCGCCCGCGATCGGCGCGCTGTACGCGGAGGTGATCCCGGCCGCCGCGCCGCACGCCACCAGCAGGCGTAGCCGCGACGGATCGAAATGCACCCAGCGCCCGATCAACGAGCCGGCCAGCGCCGCCAGTTGCACCATCGGGCCTTCGCGGCCGATCGAGCCGCCGCTCGAAATCGTGAACAGCGACGACACGCTGCGCCACAGGCTCAGCTTCACCGGCACCACGCCGTCGCCGATCGCGACCGCTTCCATGTAGTCGACGTGATTGCATTTGTCCGCGTGACGCTGCGCGATCAGCAGAAAGAAGCCGGCAATCAGACCGCCCGCCGCTGGCAGCCAGATGCGCACGGTCCACGGCAGGCTGCGCGCCATTTCGACAAAGCTGCCGGATTTGCCGACGACCGCGAATTGCAGCAGCGCGATGCCTTCGCGAAAGGCGATTGTCGCGAAGGCGCCCGCGACGCCGACCACGACCGACCAGATCAGCATCGTGTGTGCTTCGGAGAGGCG
The nucleotide sequence above comes from Paraburkholderia sp. FT54. Encoded proteins:
- a CDS encoding ClcB-like voltage-gated chloride channel protein, producing the protein MLSFLLKLRTRAQDLFRLSEAHTMLIWSVVVGVAGAFATIAFREGIALLQFAVVGKSGSFVEMARSLPWTVRIWLPAAGGLIAGFFLLIAQRHADKCNHVDYMEAVAIGDGVVPVKLSLWRSVSSLFTISSGGSIGREGPMVQLAALAGSLIGRWVHFDPSRLRLLVACGAAAGITSAYSAPIAGAFFVTEIVLGSIAMESFGPVVVSAVVANITMREFAGYKPPYEMPVFPPVAGVEVLLFVALGVLCGAAAPQFLRLLDVSKAGFRKLPLPLPVRLALGGLVVGILSVWTPEVWGNGYSVVNSILHSPWTWTALVLVLVFKLVATAATAGSGAVGGVFTPTLFVGAVVGSLFGQGMHALWPHGTSAPFAYAMVGMGAFLAGATQAPLMAILMIFEMTLSYQVVLPLMLSCVVAYFVSRAIGKTSMYEITLRRNHEEQERSRLRATQMRELIRPAETVVPPDATVQAMTRVFLEYPVKYLYVANESGAFLGVVALKDITSDLLDGSDTSAKTAADYLQPHFDVLTPDMPLGVALQHFLAFQGERLPVIESAAHPTLAGVVYKTSLLDAYFRMNPTR